One window of the Candidatus Izemoplasmatales bacterium genome contains the following:
- the rplS gene encoding 50S ribosomal protein L19, translating to MSQQFINSVTEQYLKTDVPEFRPGDTLKVYVKIKEGSKERIQMYEGLCIKRQGQGTSETFCVRKMSFGIGVERTFPIHSPMVEKIEVARRGQVRRANLGYIRGLSAKAARIKEKRS from the coding sequence ATGTCGCAGCAATTCATCAACAGCGTCACCGAACAGTATCTCAAGACCGATGTCCCGGAGTTCCGTCCGGGAGACACCCTCAAGGTGTACGTCAAGATCAAGGAAGGCTCGAAAGAGCGCATCCAGATGTACGAGGGCCTCTGCATCAAGCGTCAGGGTCAGGGAACCAGCGAGACCTTCTGCGTCCGCAAGATGTCCTTCGGCATCGGCGTCGAACGGACCTTCCCGATCCATTCGCCGATGGTCGAGAAGATCGAGGTCGCCCGCAGGGGTCAGGTCCGCAGAGCCAATCTCGGCTACATCCGCGGCCTTTCCGCCAAAGCGGCCCGTATCAAGGAAAAGCGTTCATAA